In Myotis daubentonii chromosome 16, mMyoDau2.1, whole genome shotgun sequence, one DNA window encodes the following:
- the TEX19 gene encoding testis-expressed protein 19, with translation MCSPGSERPGREGVSQLHAFWLQQLQQRDQLRLCFPCFRLLFRSFKGSLEAGAWGRRTGTPEPAQHPVAGPGEGPSQGMGPSGWQGLDQPEQGGLGDWGSDTLASDPDESGELGLMPTELTPQNAVPPGLGPEHADWTHGRRWRFGGVPTCSHRPSPYVLPQSFPHEILPPGEPRLLELVATRRWTLHWPTPGCCACRPWPWWAAPRPPCTCLRHMAPRWVRRTPGPRWGPTAGVSCSSRARPGQHLSPWRPSVLESCPPGHGAQLVPAGTALLMRGFRSSLTLPGTKQAEDDDPGSGPEASPKGRVLASLGQTAGGPGRAWALRELPYFQPLSLRPK, from the coding sequence ATGTGCAGCCCGGGCAGCGAGCGGCCTGGCCGGGAGGGCGTGTCCCAGCTCCACGCGTTCTGGTTGCAGCAGCTCCAGCAGAGGGACCAGCTGAGGCTCTGCTTCCCCTGCTTCAGGCTCCTCTTCCGGAGCTTTAAGGGGTCCTTGGAGGcgggagcctgggggaggagaaCTGGGACCCCCGAGCCGGCGCAGCACCCCGTggcggggccaggggaggggccgtcCCAGGGGATGGGGCCCAGCGGGTGGCAGGGCCTGGATCAGCCCGAACAGGGTGGGCTTGGGGACTGGGGCTCGGACACCCTGGCGTCAGACCCCGATGAGTCCGGAGAGCTGGGCCTGATGCCCACCGAGCTGACCCCTCAAAACGCGGTACCGCCAGGCCTGGGCCCCGAGCACGCTGACTGGACCCACGGCCGCCGCTGGAGGTTTGGGGGGGTTCCTACCTGCTCCCACCGGCCGAGCCCCTATGTCTTACCGCAGAGTTTCCCCCACGAGATCCTGCCCCCAGGGGAGCCCAGGCTGCTGGAGCTGGTCGCCACCAGGAGGTGGACCTTGCACTGGCCGACACCTGGCTGCTGCGCCTGCCGGCCGTGGCCATGGTGGGcggccccccgccctccctgcaCCTGCCTGCGGCACATGGCGCCGCGGTGGGTCCGGAGGACGCCGGGGCCGCGCTGGGGCCCAACGGCCGGTGTGAGCTGCAGCTCCAGAGCCAGGCCCGGCCAGCACCTGAGCCCGTGGCGGCCGAGCGTCCTGGAGAGCTGCCCACCAGGCCACGGTGCCCAGCTGGTCCCTGCGGGCACCGCCCTGCTGATGAGGGGGTTCCGGTCCTCTCTTACTCTCCCTGGAACAAAACAGGCAGAGGACGACGACCCGGGatctgggccagaggcctccccCAAGGGCAGGGTCCTGGCTTCACTGGGACAGACAGCTGGGGGGCCCGGGAGAGCCTGGGCCCTGAGGGAGCTTCCCTATTTCCAGCCCCTCAGCCTGAGGCCCAAGTGA
- the UTS2R gene encoding urotensin-2 receptor, with protein sequence MALSPEPASGSPILAARGGPTAEPPGSLNASLNSSWASSAGPSSLEDQVATGALGVVLLAMGTVGVAGNVYVLVVLGRFPRASASLRVYVVSLALADLLYLLSVPFVVATYVSREWHFGDAGCRVLPSLDLLTMHASSFTLALLSGERCAAVLRPLDAARRPGRYRKALALGAWLLALLLALPMALAVRLVPRGGKGVCRPAWGPRTHRAYLTLLFGTSMVGPGLAIGLLHARLARAYWRAQRASFPRARRLPAPRVLRLVLAIVLLFWACFLPFWTWQLLAQYRGAPPLPARGARLANYLTTCLTYGNSCLNPFLYTLLTRHYRDFRRRRPGRACT encoded by the coding sequence ATGGCCCTGAGCCCGGAGCCCGCGAGCGGGTCCCCCATCCTGGCTGCGAGGGGGGGTCCCACGGCCGAGCCACCCGGCAGCCTCAACGCGTCCCTGAACAGCTCGTGGGCCAGCTCCGCAGGGCCCAGCTCCCTGGAGGACCAGGTGGCCACAGGCGCCCTCGGGGTGGTGCTCCTGGCCATGGGCACGGTGGGCGTGGCGGGCAACGTGTACGTCCTGGTGGTCCTGGGCCGCTTCCCCCGCGCCTCGGCCTCCCTGCGCGTCTACGTGGTCAGCCTGGCGCTGGCCGACCTGCTCTACCTGCTCAGCGTCCCCTTCGTGGTGGCCACCTACGTCTCCCGGGAGTGGCACTTCGGGGACGCGGGCTGCCGTGTGCTGCCCAGCCTGGACCTGCTGACCATGCATGCCAGCAGCTTCACGCTGGCCCTCCTGAGCGGCGAGCGCTGCGCGGCCGTGCTGAGGCCGCTGGACGCGGCGCGGCGGCCCGGGCGCTACCGCAAGGCCCTGGCGCTGGGCGCGTGGCTGCTGGCGCTGCTGCTGGCGCTGCCCATGGCCCTGGCCGTGCGGCTGGTGCCCAGGGGCGGCAAGGGCGTCTGCCGGCCGGCCTGGGGCCCGCGCACCCACCGCGCCTACCTGACGCTGCTGTTCGGCACCAGCATGGTGGGCCCCGGCCTGGCCATCGGGCTGCTGCACGCGCGCCTGGCCCGGGCCTACTGGCGGGCGCAGCGGGCCTCCTTCCCGCGGGCGCGGCGGCTGCCCGCCCCCCGGGTGCTGCGCCTCGTCCTGGCCATCGTGCTGCTCTTCTGGGCCTGCTTCCTGCCCTTCTGGACGTGGCAGCTGCTGGCGCAGTACCGCGGGGCCCCCCCGCTCCCGGCCCGCGGTGCCCGCCTCGCCAACTACCTGACCACCTGCCTCACCTACGGCAACAGCTGCCTCAACCCCTTCCTCTACACGCTGCTCACCAGGCACTACCGGGACTTCCGCCGGCGCCGCCCGGGCCGGGCCTGCACCTGA
- the OGFOD3 gene encoding 2-oxoglutarate and iron-dependent oxygenase domain-containing protein 3: MAPQRRGAPKAPEGSGTAERRRPSSMKSARAPREVRRKWLRAAVLGAAAALAALLLWGSPGGDDGVTEVLARRGEILPGRFIEVPCSEDYNSHRRFEGCSPTKCGRGITDAVITRDEARRVRSIAEKGLSLGGSDGGASILDLHSGALSVGKHFVNLYRYFGDKVENIFSEEDFQVYRDVRQKVQLAIAQAFGISASSLYLTKPTFFSRINSTEARTAHDEYWHAHVDKVTYGSFDYTSLLYLSDYLDDFGGGRFVFMEEGANKTVEPRAGRVSFFTSGSENLHRVERVHWGTRYAVTIAFTCNPDHSIADPAFT, from the exons ATGGCGCCTCAGCGGAGGGGCGCGCCCAAGGCGCCCGAAGGCAGCGGGACGGCCGAACGCAGGCGCCCGAGCAG CATGAAGAGTGCCCGGGCGCCGCGGGAGGTGCGGAGGAAGTGGCTGAGAGCCGCCGTCCTGGGggctgctgctgcgctcgccGCGCTCCTGCTCTGGGGCAGCCCGGGGGGCGATGACGGGGTCACCGAGGTCCTGGCTCGCCGCGGTGAGATCCTGCCCGGCAGGTTCATTGAGGTGCCCTGCTCCGAGGATTATAACAGTCACCGGCGATTTGAAG GCTGCTCCCCTACCAAGTGTGGCCGGGGCATCACCGACGCCGTCATCACCAGGGACGAGGCCCGGCGGGTCCGCAG CATAGCGGAGAAGGGGCTGTCCCTGGGAGGATCCGACGGAGGG GCGTCCATCTTGGACTTGCACTCGGGCGCCCTGTCTGTGGGGAAGCACTTTGTGAACCTGTACAG GTACTTCGGGGATAAAGTGGAGAACATCTTCTCAGAGGAGGACTTCCAGGTGTACCG GGACGTGCGGCAGAAGGTCCAGCTCGCGATCGCCCAGGCCTTCGGCATCAGCGCGTCCTCGCTGTACCTGACGAAGCCCACCTTCTTCTCCCGCATCAACAGCACCGAGGCCCGCACGGCCCATGACGAGTACTGGCACGCGCACGTGGACAAG GTGACCTATGGCTCCTTCGACTACACCTCGCTGCTGTACCTCTCCGACTACCTGGACGACTTCGGCGGGGGCCGGTTCGTGTTCATGGAGGAGGGGGCCAACAAGACGGTGGAGCCCAGAGCAG gccgcGTGTCCTTCTTCACCTCGGGGTCCGAGAACCTGCACCGCGTGGAGAGGGTGCACTGGGGCACCCGCTATGCCGTCACCATCGCCTTCACCTGCAACCCCGACCACAGCATCGCCGACCCGGCCTTCACGTAG
- the HEXD gene encoding hexosaminidase D isoform X7 — translation MGSESEEGRRARTRGLSCDFPQDGEMSGSSPFKMRFVHLDLKGAPPKVSYLSEIFPLFRALGASGLLIEYEDTFPYEGPLRLLRAPHAYSPSEVTEVLRLAAAHELEVVPLVQTFGHMEFVLKHEALAHLREVALFPNTLNPHEAESLALVGAMVDQVLELHPGARWLHIGCDEVYYLGEGEASRQWLQQEQNTTATLCLSHMRAVASHVRARHPATTPLVWDDMLRDIPEDQLSASGVPQLVEPVLWDYGADLDVQGKALLMEKYRQCGFPRLWAASAFKGATGPSQALPPVEHHLRNNLQWLQVAAQGRKDTLQGIILTGWQRYDHFSVLCELLPVGIPSLAVCLQSLLHGGFTEDVRARVQHLLGISSLEIAGVLSEGTGSFPGSDILALVVQVSLHLRSSVDEMLQTDRYVTGWFSPYHRRRKLIHPVMIQHIQPQALSTLHGWVN, via the exons ATGGGAAGTGAGTCTGAAGAAG GAAGAAGGGCCCGGACAAGAGGTCTGTCGTGTGACTTCCCCCAAGACGGCGAGATGTCGGGCTCCTCGCCGTTCAAGATGCGGTTTGTGCACCTGGACCTTAAAGGAGCCCCGCCGAAGGTCTCGTACCTCTCGGAG ATCTTCCCGCTGTTCCGTGCCCTGGGCGCCAGCGGCCTCCTCATCGAGTACGAAGACACGTTTCCCTACGAGGGTCCCCTGAGGCTGCTGAGGGCCCCGCACGCGTACAG CCCCAGCGAGGTCACGGAGGTCCTGCGTCTGGCCGCCGCGCACGAGCTCGAGGTGGTCCCCTTGGTGCAGACGTTCGGGCACATGGAG TTTGTGCTGAAGCATGAGGCTCTCGCCCACCTCCGAGAAGTGGCGCTTTTCCCCAACACCCTGAACCCGCACGAGGCGGAGTCGCTGGCGCTGGTGGGAGCCATGGTCGACCAGGTGCTGGAGCTGCACCCGGGAGCCCGGTGGCTCCACATCGGCTGCGACGAG GTCTATTACCTCGGGGAGGGCGAGGCCTCgaggcagtggctgcagcaggagCAGAACACCACAGCCACGCTGTGTCTGTCCCACATGAGGGCCGTGGCCAGCCACGTGCGGGCCCGGCACCCGGCCACGACGCCGCTGGTGTGGGACGACATGCTGCGGGACATCCCCGAGGACCAGCTGTCAG CGTCCGGGGTGCCGCAGCTGGTGGAGCCAGTGCTCTGGGACTACGGGGCCGACCTGGATGTGCAGGGCAAGG CCCTCCTCATGGAGAAGTACCGGCAGTGCGGCTTCCCCCGGCTGTGGGCCGCCAGCGCCTTCAAGGGGGCCACggggcccagccaggccctgccccccgTCGAGCACCACCTCCGGAACAACCTGCAGTGGCTGCAGGTGGCGGCCCAAGGGCGGAAGGACACACTGCAGGGCATCATCCTGACCGGCTGGCAGAG GTACGACCACTTCTCTGTGCTGTGTGAGCTGCTGCCCGTGGGCATCCCGTCCCTGGCCGTTTGCCTGCAGTCGCTCCTACACG GAGGCTTCACCGAGGACGTGAGGGCACGCGTGCAGCACCTGCTTGGGATCTCGAGCCTGGAAATCGCCGGCGTCCTGAG TGAGGGGACCGGCTCCTTCCCTGGCAGTGACATCCTGGCCCTCGTCGTCCAAGTCAGCCTGCACCTGCGCAGCTCTGTGGACGAGATGCTGCAGACGGACAG GTATGTGACCGGCTGGTTCAGCCCCTACCACCGCAGGCGGAAGCTCATCCACCCAGTCATGATCCAGCACATCCAGCCCCAGGCGCTCAG CACGTTGCAc